A single window of Phycisphaeraceae bacterium DNA harbors:
- a CDS encoding DUF1963 domain-containing protein: MPQIHERFDLPRWTREFNLAPLQDETRQWAARQTHPIDDPEPASFESNCPLIIDGPRGLAAIETIRAGLNIGTLGPPTPADVFVWALGEPAHPAATKIGGVPYRPAASPWPSRAGRPMGLLAQFCFADSLDLALTPAGLLRKPRPLPGDVLLIFAPGDYLVDWDDDEPDSLHFEWQPLGLQGLVRPEDVPPPPVRLNPTHAQIHRTADYHHPPDNHPIYNLYDGKRIALLRGSKIGGVPAFGHTDPRLPGRHLCTLGSLNPHGETFPLLNVPNSPDDNTLDKSLLMLADMGMLYLFIDKNGKLHWIVQGG, translated from the coding sequence ATGCCCCAGATTCACGAGCGCTTTGACCTCCCCCGCTGGACCCGTGAGTTCAACCTCGCTCCGCTCCAGGACGAAACCCGGCAGTGGGCCGCGCGCCAGACTCACCCCATCGACGACCCCGAGCCCGCTTCCTTCGAATCGAACTGCCCCCTCATCATCGATGGCCCCCGCGGCCTCGCCGCCATCGAGACCATCCGCGCCGGCCTGAACATCGGCACCCTCGGCCCGCCCACGCCCGCTGACGTTTTCGTCTGGGCCCTGGGCGAGCCCGCCCATCCCGCGGCGACCAAGATCGGCGGCGTCCCATACCGCCCCGCCGCGAGCCCATGGCCCAGCCGCGCCGGTCGCCCTATGGGCTTGCTCGCCCAGTTCTGCTTCGCCGATTCACTTGATCTTGCGCTAACGCCCGCCGGCCTGCTCCGAAAGCCGCGCCCGCTCCCGGGCGACGTCCTTCTCATCTTCGCGCCGGGCGATTACCTCGTTGACTGGGATGACGATGAGCCCGACAGCCTCCACTTCGAGTGGCAGCCGCTCGGCCTCCAGGGCCTCGTCCGCCCCGAAGATGTTCCGCCACCACCAGTACGGCTCAACCCCACCCACGCCCAGATCCATCGCACCGCCGATTACCACCACCCGCCCGACAACCACCCGATCTACAACCTCTACGACGGCAAACGGATCGCCCTGCTCCGCGGCTCCAAGATCGGTGGAGTGCCCGCGTTCGGCCACACCGACCCCCGCCTCCCCGGCCGACACCTCTGCACACTCGGCTCGCTCAATCCCCACGGCGAGACCTTCCCCCTCCTGAACGTCCCAAACAGCCCCGACGACAACACCCTCGACAAGAGCCTCCTCATGCTCGCCGACATGGGGATGCTCTACCTCTTCATTGACAAGAACGGCAAACTCCATTGGATAGTTCAGGGCGGGTGA
- a CDS encoding deoxyhypusine synthase — protein sequence MANGKWSKKELLSRQVKHIDVTAFDARPVIDSYRDMAYSARTLAQAADIYSMMLKDKECGVILTLAGSLISAGLKEAIVTLLENNMIDAIVSTGANIVDQDFFEGLGFKHYIAPGSPEAPPVDDMTLRNLMIDRIYDTYIDEDDLRACDHATYEIFNAFEPGAYSSREFIEAMGAYLANNPKFARNESIVKTCYLKRVPIFVPAFSDCSAGFGIVLQQTEAIEQGREGGQVAIDSGKDFRELTDIKLACKDTGLLMLGGGVPKNFAQDIVVAAELLNERKGGKARGDIGMHKYAIQMTVADSRDGALSGSTLREACSWGKVDVVHEQMVFGELSATFPLLASDAFHRRAWKSRKGFKFADLFEKGTGMPTFAPAAKRRAGAR from the coding sequence ATGGCAAACGGCAAGTGGTCCAAGAAAGAGCTCCTCTCCCGCCAGGTCAAGCACATCGATGTCACCGCCTTCGATGCCCGCCCGGTCATCGATTCTTACCGCGACATGGCCTACTCCGCCCGCACGCTCGCCCAGGCCGCGGACATCTACTCGATGATGCTCAAGGACAAGGAGTGCGGCGTCATCCTCACCCTCGCCGGCTCGCTCATCTCCGCCGGCCTCAAGGAGGCGATCGTCACGCTCCTTGAGAACAACATGATCGACGCCATCGTCTCCACCGGCGCCAACATCGTCGATCAGGACTTCTTCGAGGGCCTGGGCTTCAAGCACTACATCGCCCCCGGCTCCCCCGAGGCCCCGCCCGTCGACGACATGACCCTCCGCAACCTGATGATCGACCGCATCTACGACACCTACATCGACGAGGACGACCTCCGCGCCTGCGACCACGCCACCTACGAGATCTTCAACGCCTTTGAACCGGGCGCCTACTCCAGCCGCGAGTTCATCGAGGCCATGGGCGCCTACCTCGCCAACAACCCCAAGTTCGCCAGGAACGAGTCCATCGTCAAGACGTGCTACCTCAAGCGCGTCCCCATCTTCGTCCCCGCCTTCAGCGACTGCTCCGCCGGCTTCGGCATCGTCCTCCAGCAGACCGAAGCGATCGAGCAGGGCCGCGAGGGGGGGCAGGTCGCCATCGACTCGGGCAAGGACTTCCGCGAGCTGACCGACATCAAGCTCGCCTGCAAGGACACCGGCCTTCTGATGCTCGGCGGCGGCGTCCCCAAGAACTTCGCCCAGGACATCGTCGTCGCAGCCGAACTCCTCAACGAGCGCAAGGGGGGCAAGGCCCGCGGCGACATTGGAATGCACAAGTACGCCATCCAGATGACCGTCGCCGACAGTCGCGACGGCGCCCTCTCGGGCTCCACACTCCGCGAAGCCTGCTCCTGGGGCAAGGTCGACGTCGTCCACGAGCAGATGGTCTTCGGCGAACTCAGCGCCACCTTCCCGCTGCTGGCTTCCGACGCCTTCCACCGCCGCGCCTGGAAGTCCCGCAAGGGCTTCAAGTTCGCCGACCTCTTCGAGAAGGGCACCGGCATGCCCACCTTCGCCCCCGCCGCCAAGCGCCGCGCCGGCGCCCGCTGA